Genomic window (Lewinellaceae bacterium):
TCCTGGCACTGCCCGGCGGCGACAGCAATGACTTCGACAGCGCGCCCGCCGGCACCTGCCGCGTCTGGGGCCTGGCTTACACCGGCAGCCTCACCGCAGCAGTGGGCGACGATGCCGCCGCTGTTGACCTCAGCGACGACTGCTTCGACCTGTCCGACAATTTCATTACCGTCATACGCCAGCAGCCGGACGGCGGCACCGTGGCCACCGAAGACGGCGAGAACCTGGTGGCAATCTGCCCCGGTGACGGCAACCCGGACATCGTCCGGTTTGACAGCAGCGGGACTGCCGGCCAGTATGCTTATGTAGTGACTGACGAAGACAACATCATCCTGGCGCTGCCTCCGGGCGACATGGTCGACTTCGACCTCGCCGGCATCGGCACCTGCCGGGTATGGGGGCTGGCCTATACCGGAAACATCACGGCCGGGCTGGGAGACAACGCGGCGGCCATAGCGCTAAGCGACGATTGTTTCGACCTGTCGGACAACTTCATCACCGTCATACGCGAAGTGCCGAATGGAGGTACAGTGGCGATGCCCAACGGAGAAACGGTGCGCTACACCTGCCCGGGCGACGGCATGGCCGACATCGTTATGTTCGACAGCAGCGGAACCAGCGGCCTGTATGTTTATGTGGTGACCGATAATGACTTCAACGTCCTGGCCGTGCCCGATGGCGACAGTTTCGACTTTGAAAGCGCCCCTGCCGGCGAATGCCTGGTCTGGGGGCTGGCTTATTCCGGCAACCTTACGGTAGAGGTAGGCGACAACGCGGCAACGGACCCGCTTTCCACCGATTGTTATGACCTTTCGGATAACTTCATCCTGGTCATCCGCCAGGTGCCGGACGGAGGCACGGTTTCCATGCCTAATGGAGATACCATCCGCTATACCTGCCCGGGCGACGGCAACCCCGATATCGTGCAATTCAATAACACGGGCACTATTGGCCAATACGTATACGTGATTACCGATGAAGAGAACGACATCATCGCCCTGCCGGACGGCGACAGCGCCGACTTCGACGGCGCGCCCGCCGGGGAATGCCGGGTATGGGGGCTGGCTTACACTGGCAACGTCACCGCTGAAATAGGGGATAATGTATTGACCATGCCCCTGGGCGACGACTGTTTCGACTTGTCCGACAACTACATCACCATCATCAAGCAGATACCAGAGGCTGGGGAGATCGGCACCCTCGCCGGGCCCATCAGCCTGGATATCTGCGTGGGCGACGGGGTTCCGGACAGCATCACCTTTATTGCCGACGGCGCCTCCGGCAACAGCTACCTCTTCGTCGTCACGGATGAGAATGACTTTATCATCAGCGCGCTGGACGACCCGGTATTTGACTTCGACAATGCCGTTTCGGGCACTTACCACGTCTACGGGCTGGCTTACACCGGCCAGCCGGTGGTGGTTCCGGGAGACGACCTCTTTGGGGTCGACCTGTCCACCGATTGCTATGACCTGACCAACAACTTTGTGGAGATCGTAGCCACCGGAGTCGATGGGGCCACCATATTCACCAGCATGGGCGTAGGCGTAGACCTCATCAACCTCTGTGTGGGCGATGGCGTGGCGGACAGCCTGGAATTCTTTACCACGACCAACGCGTTGAGCGCTGGTTATGCCTTTGCCATCACCAATGAGAATGATGTGGTTATCGGCTTCCTGCCGGCAAGCAATATCTTCAATTTCGAACTCGCCGGAATGGGCGTCGCCAAAGTTTGGGGTATTTCTTACACCGGCAACCTGACCGTCAACGTCGGGCAGGTCATTACCGAGGTGCAGCTTTCCGATGGATGCAATACCCTCTCGGAGAATGTCATCACCATAATCCGGGATTTCCCCGAAGGAGGGCAGGTCGCCACTGATGAAGGAGAGACGGACATCCTCGTCTGCCTCGGCCCGGACGATGGCATCGTCAATTTCACTACGACCAGCACCGCCATCAACGCCTATGTCTACCTGCTGACCGATACGAACTTCATCGTTCTGGATATCTACGACGAGGCAACGATCGACTTTTCGGCATTGCCGCAAGACGACTACCTGGTCATCGGTTTATCCTATACCGGGATGCTGAACAGCTTCATCGGCGAAGATGCGCTGGAGGCGGATCTGGCCACCAGTTGCTTTGAGCTGTCCGGCAACTTTGTCTATGTGAGCCGCGGCCCTGCCGTCGACGGCGGGGTAGTTTCCACCGCAGGCGGGCTGGATACGGTTTACCAGTGCCCGGGTGACGGGATAGCCGACCTGGTTCAGATGCAAACCAGCAGCCAGGATTTGGTGTACCGGTACATCATCACCGACGAGAATGACCGGGTTATCGTTGCCGACGTCATCAACCCCGTTATCGACTTTGAAGGGGCCGGAGTTGGCACCTATCACGTATGGGGCGTATCGGTAACCGGCCCGATCACCCTGGGCTTCAACGACAACCTGCTTTCCACACCGGTTTCTGAAAGCTGTTTCGAACTGTCCGAGAACTTCATCACCGTCATCCGCGAGGCGCCGGATGGAGGCATGGTCTTTACGAGCGACGGTGCAGATGGCGCAATTGTTATGGTAGGAGACAGCATCCCTGACGAGATTACCTTTATCAGTGTTGGGGCGTCGAATTCCAATTTCGTGTTTGTTATTACAGACGAAGACAATGTCATCATGAATGTAATAAACGGAGACACTTTTGATTTCGAGGGCGCCACGCCGGGCATTTGCCGGGTTTGGGGGCTGGCGTACACCGGCAACCTGATCGCCATGCCAGGCGACACTGCCTCAACCGCCATCCTAACTGATGACTGCTGGGACCTTTCGGACAACTTTGTCCTTATTGACCGGATGGAAGTTGTGCCGCCAAGGCCCGCGCCGGCGACAGGACAACAGGCTGCTATACTGGCGATGGAAATAACGCCTAACCCGGCGGTGAGCAATGCCGTCATAAGCTTCACCCTGGGGCTGGAGGCAGAGCCCGTAAGCACGCTCCGGATCATGGACGGCAACGGGCGGATGATCCAGGCAGAACGGGTGGCATCCACCGCCGGCGAAAACCGCTACGAATTGCAGATCGGCAATTGGAGCGGCGGCCTGTACGTGGCCTACCTGATCAATGGAACGGAGATAAAAGCGAAGAAACTGATGGTGGCGAGGCCGTAAACGGCTGAGTTTGCCGATCGGTTATGGAACGCGGATGACGTGGATGCAACGGATCAGCGCAGATTTGGCAACAAAGAGCCCTATCCGCGCTGATCCGCTAAATCCGCGTCATCCGCGTTCTATTTTCTAAAAATTATAAGTGATTCCGAAACGGAAATCCAGAGGGAGGCTCAGCGTATTCTCTTCCTGGAGGACATTGTAGAGCAGGCTGATCTCATAGCCCCACACGCCATTGCCATCGCTGTAGCCGGCGCCGACAAAGGCGTTGTTCCTGATTCGCCGGTCCGTTATCCAGTCTCCGTCGTAACCGGCAATTCTCGCTTCGTTGTCGAAACCGTACTCCAGGTGGATAAAAATGGCGCGGATGATCTTGTACCGGGCAAAGGCCCCCAATCCGTAATCGAAAAGGTTGGCCGATTGAACGCCGGCGGGCGTAAACGTTTCTCCTTTATACAAAAGGTAGGAAATGTTGGCGCGCGGGCCCACCGAAAACTCTTCGGTGATTTTGTATCCCACCATCGGAGAAATCCCGATCTGGAATATGCTTTCGAGGTTATTGCCCGAGAAGCCGAGGTTGAATCCGCCGCCATACCAAAGCCGGTGGGCGAACCCGCCGCTTTCGTCAAAGTAT
Coding sequences:
- a CDS encoding T9SS type A sorting domain-containing protein, whose amino-acid sequence is MKLRVLLLAFGLILFWSQNAYSQFPARCIDVLVTVEGGGDQVVTCEGDGIAETINFSATSLAMPVSFLITDENNIILRVSIRGMLTFEGLGVGTFRVYAFSWLGQIRAFRGQDATTSPLGSFCGNLSDNFITVANFTPDGGAVSTAGGNTSETLCVGDGVPDVVTFATTAAAPQNYAYIITDENNVVITVASGNSFDFDGAGVGTCRVWGISYAGSLTAMPGDIVGDSQLSDNCFGLSENFIEIVRSQPDGGSVELTNGETSATVCVGDGQDDILSFTNQTSSPAAYTFVITDENNIILDVPDGNSANFEGAGAGTCRIWGLSYTGTLTASPGDDAAATALSDDCFELSGNFIEVIRQEADGGMVSLDDGNTDAVACVGDGTPDVFNFTNTSVGADNYTYLITDENNIILAINDAGTADFDGAGTGTCRVWGLAYGGTLLAVEGDDAAGAVLADGCFGLSDNFITIRRETVDGGTVAMPNGNTIRYTCPGDGVADIVMFDSTGSGTGSYAYVITDENNIILALPAGDSNDFDGAPAGTCRVWGLAYTGNITAAPGDDAAAVALSDECFDLSDNFITVVRETPNGGMVAMPNGETTRYTCPGDGMADIVMFDSSGTSSGPYAYVITDENNIILALPAGDSNDFDNAPAGTCRVWGLAYTGNLTAAVGDDAAAVALSDDCFDLSDNFITVIREAPDGGTVALSDGTNLAFTCPGDGNPDILMFDSAGTAGPFFAYVITDEQNIILDLPGGDSFDFDGAPAGICRVWGLAYTGNITAAVGDTANTAILTDDCFDLSDNFIAVVRQQPEAGLVQMPNGETTRYTCPGDGNPDIVMFDSLGAGITPYAYVITDENNIILALPAGDSNDFDGAPAGTCRVWGLAYTGNVTATVGDDAAATALSDDCFDLSDNFITVIREVPDGGTVAMPNGETTRYTCPGDGVADIVMFDSSGTSSGPYAYVITDENNIILALPGGDSNDFDSAPAGTCRVWGLAYTGSLTAAVGDDAAAVDLSDDCFDLSDNFITVIRQQPDGGTVATEDGENLVAICPGDGNPDIVRFDSSGTAGQYAYVVTDEDNIILALPPGDMVDFDLAGIGTCRVWGLAYTGNITAGLGDNAAAIALSDDCFDLSDNFITVIREVPNGGTVAMPNGETVRYTCPGDGMADIVMFDSSGTSGLYVYVVTDNDFNVLAVPDGDSFDFESAPAGECLVWGLAYSGNLTVEVGDNAATDPLSTDCYDLSDNFILVIRQVPDGGTVSMPNGDTIRYTCPGDGNPDIVQFNNTGTIGQYVYVITDEENDIIALPDGDSADFDGAPAGECRVWGLAYTGNVTAEIGDNVLTMPLGDDCFDLSDNYITIIKQIPEAGEIGTLAGPISLDICVGDGVPDSITFIADGASGNSYLFVVTDENDFIISALDDPVFDFDNAVSGTYHVYGLAYTGQPVVVPGDDLFGVDLSTDCYDLTNNFVEIVATGVDGATIFTSMGVGVDLINLCVGDGVADSLEFFTTTNALSAGYAFAITNENDVVIGFLPASNIFNFELAGMGVAKVWGISYTGNLTVNVGQVITEVQLSDGCNTLSENVITIIRDFPEGGQVATDEGETDILVCLGPDDGIVNFTTTSTAINAYVYLLTDTNFIVLDIYDEATIDFSALPQDDYLVIGLSYTGMLNSFIGEDALEADLATSCFELSGNFVYVSRGPAVDGGVVSTAGGLDTVYQCPGDGIADLVQMQTSSQDLVYRYIITDENDRVIVADVINPVIDFEGAGVGTYHVWGVSVTGPITLGFNDNLLSTPVSESCFELSENFITVIREAPDGGMVFTSDGADGAIVMVGDSIPDEITFISVGASNSNFVFVITDEDNVIMNVINGDTFDFEGATPGICRVWGLAYTGNLIAMPGDTASTAILTDDCWDLSDNFVLIDRMEVVPPRPAPATGQQAAILAMEITPNPAVSNAVISFTLGLEAEPVSTLRIMDGNGRMIQAERVASTAGENRYELQIGNWSGGLYVAYLINGTEIKAKKLMVARP